The genome window TGCGTGATCCTGATCAGCAGCATGGCCGCCGTGAGTTATGCATTGATGATCGGCGCCTATGCACGGACCGAGCAGCAGGCAAATGGTTTCGGAGCGATTTCCATTATTATTTTCGGGGCAATAGGCGGTATCCTGGTGCCTACATTCGTTATGCCTGGTTTTATGCAGTTTGCCAGCAACTTTTCACCTCTGCACTGGTGCCTGGAAGGTTTCTACATTCTTTTCCTCAAAGGCGGAAGCTGGCAGGAGCTCAAAAATGTCTTCGCCTTTTTAGGGATATTTATCCTGCTTTGTCAACTTGCCACTTATTTTAAGCTTAGGATGGAAAGAATTATTTAAGTTTGAATTCAGAAAAGAAATTATGGACATAGAAAGTTTAAAACCCGTCATTAAAGGTCAGATTGTACAATATTTGAATTTACTTGACATTAATCCGCAGGACATTAAGGATGACGAACCCCTTTTCGGAGGCGACCTGGGCCTGGATTCAATTGATTCGCTGGAACTGGTGGTGCTTCTTGAAAGAGAGTACGGGATCAAAATCACCAATCCTGCCGAGGGAAGAAAAATCCTTGTGGATGTAAACCACATGGCTGAATACATTTTAGCAAATACAAAAACGGCCTGAATATGAAAAAGGTGTTGGTGACCGGAATGGGCATTATATCAGCCATTGGTGAAAACCTTTCGGAGAACCACGCCAGTTTGCGCCAGGGAAAAACGGGCATTACCGCCGCAGCACATTTTGATTCCCGCTATGCCGCATTACTTCCTTTCGGTGAAATTGCGTGCAGCAACGAACGGCTGAAGGAAATGCTCGGTTTGCAGGATAGCGTAGGTTACACGCGCACCGATCTGCTTGCTACCAAGGCATTCGACGAGGCAATTAAAGACGCTAATCTTTCCGCAGACCAGCTTTCATCTTTTGATACAGCATTCATCTCCGCAACAACAGTCGGCGGAATGTGCCTCACTGATCAGCTCTATGAAGATGCCAATCTGAAAACGAGCGGATCGGAATATCTGGAATCATACAATTGCGCAGCGCACACCATTACATTACTCGAAAAGTATAACATCAGAGGCTTTTCCGACACCATTAACACAGCCTGTTCGTCATCTGCCAATGCCATTTTAATGGGCGCGCGACTGATCCGGTCCGGACGGGCAAAAAGGGTTATCGTCGGCGGCGTGGATAGTCTTGCCAAATACACGGTTAATGGTTTCAATTCGCTTAAAATCTTATCTGCTTCCGCGTGTAAGCCATTCGATGAAAACCGGGATGGGCTTAATCTGGGAGAAGCGGCGGCTTATCTTGTGCTGGAAGCGGAGGACGTCGTTGGTGATAAACGCGTTTATGCGGAAGTCGCCGGATATGGCAATGCAAATGATGCGCATCACCCTTCGGCCATGTCCGACGATGCCATAGGCGCCATGCTCTCCATGCGTGAAGCCATCGAATCGGCGGGGATTGGCTTCAATCGCATCGACTATATCAATGCCCACGGAACGGGGACGCCCAACAATGATGAAGTTGAGCTAACCGGAATGTCGCGGTTATTCGAAGAAATTCCGCCTTTTAACTCTACCAAATCTTACACGGGGCATACATTAGGAGCGGCTGGTGCG of Dyadobacter chenhuakuii contains these proteins:
- a CDS encoding phosphopantetheine-binding protein, whose product is MDIESLKPVIKGQIVQYLNLLDINPQDIKDDEPLFGGDLGLDSIDSLELVVLLEREYGIKITNPAEGRKILVDVNHMAEYILANTKTA
- a CDS encoding beta-ketoacyl-[acyl-carrier-protein] synthase family protein, with translation MKKVLVTGMGIISAIGENLSENHASLRQGKTGITAAAHFDSRYAALLPFGEIACSNERLKEMLGLQDSVGYTRTDLLATKAFDEAIKDANLSADQLSSFDTAFISATTVGGMCLTDQLYEDANLKTSGSEYLESYNCAAHTITLLEKYNIRGFSDTINTACSSSANAILMGARLIRSGRAKRVIVGGVDSLAKYTVNGFNSLKILSASACKPFDENRDGLNLGEAAAYLVLEAEDVVGDKRVYAEVAGYGNANDAHHPSAMSDDAIGAMLSMREAIESAGIGFNRIDYINAHGTGTPNNDEVELTGMSRLFEEIPPFNSTKSYTGHTLGAAGAVEAIFSILSIVHDEIFPSLHVETAMSSHKAQPVAALIQDKKVAYALSNSFGFGGNCTSLVFGSVN